Proteins encoded together in one Palaemon carinicauda isolate YSFRI2023 chromosome 45, ASM3689809v2, whole genome shotgun sequence window:
- the LOC137634877 gene encoding uncharacterized protein encodes MTARPAKIIRTELCKVTENNLQSGDLKCLAQSIYRERRKQYPVLPKNREEVHQALESMNTTTSKGEEFVLENNPDTGIVILSCTTNLEFLVTSAEEIFIDGTFKSCPKYFYQLYSIHGLCNGHYIPLVYVLLPGKSEEIYRTMWKCLHDICVSKNLQLQPSVIHVDFEFPILTILKGTFPDAIIKCCRFHLGQAWWRKIQNLGLSKEYKDKNSDIGQWLKLSYGLHFIDPADIEDCFIEELVSCAPQKEKCTNYADYLVDNYVTPHSKFPPVLWAEVPSNDKRTNNAAESFHAHFNAQFYKAHPTIFIFMDVVKKLQATTYLKIRSTGMPAVPKKVDKEKCEYAITQFAKYKSQDINRRQYLQSMGCSFMARTDLM; translated from the coding sequence ATGACAGCAAGGCCGGCAAAAATAATTAGGACAGAACTTTGTAAAGTTACGGAAAATAATCTGCAGTCTGGTGATCTGAAATGTCTGGCACAATCAATATACCGTGAAAGAAGGAAGCAATATCCTGTTTTACCTAAAAATCGTGAGGAAGTTCATCAAGCGCTTGAATCCATGAATACCACCACCAGCAAAGGCGAAGAGTTCGTGTTGGAAAATAACCCAGACACAGGCATTGTTATCCTGTCATGTACAACAAATCTGGAATTTCTGGTAACTTCTGCAGAGGAGATTTTTATTGACGGGACCTTTAAGAGTTgcccaaaatatttttatcaactgtACTCTATCCATGGCCTATGTAATGGCCACTATATTCCTTTAGTATATGTTCTTTTACCAGGTAAATCGGAGGAGATTTACCGAACCATGTGGAAATGCTTACATGATATTTGTGTATCAAAAAATCTGCAACTGCAACCCTCTGTAATACACGTGGATTTTGAATTCCCCATACTCACTATCCTGAAAGGAACTTTTCCGGATGCAATAATCAAATGCTGTAGATTCCATTTAGGGCAGGCGTGGTGGAGGAAAATCCAAAACCTTGGCTTAAGTAAAGAATACAAAGACAAGAACAGTGACATAGGACAGTGGTTAAAGCTATCTTATGGTCTCCATTTCATTGATCCTGCTGATATTGAAGACTGCTTTATTGAGGAACTGGTGTCATGCGCACCACAGAAAGAAAAATGTACTAATTATGCAGACTATCTCGTTGATAACTATGTCACACCTCATTCCAAGTTTCCACCAGTGCTTTGGGCTGAAGTACCCTCTAACGACAAACGCACAAACAATGCGGCTGAATCCTTTCATGCGCATTTCAACGCACAATTTTACAAAGCTCACCCAACCATCTTCATCTTCATGGATGTAGTCAAGAAGCTCCAAGCAACAACGTACTTGAAAATCAGAAGTACCGGCATGCCAGCTGTCCCAAAGAAAGTGGATAAAGAGAAGTGTGAATATGCCATAACTCAGTTCGCCAAGTACAAGTCGCAGGATATTAACCGACGTCAATATTTACAATCTATGGGTTGCAGTTTCATGGCAAGAACTGATTTGATGTGA